The DNA sequence GTAGATTCTCCTTCATTcgatcaagaaaagaagaaagcaaactATTTTGTGTGATAATCATCTAACCAAGCACCTCTAATTCCAAATTACTCTATGAGGAATTTAATTTGAATATAACAATGGGGTGACAAATTAAACCATATGTGTTCCAGCTAGATAGATACCTAATTTTGTCGTagggaaaaaaatatgtaaGTAATAATCGAATTGGTCTGGGTAATTTTGGGAAATGTCCTTAATTACTAGCCCAGTAGCTGCACTGCCATGCCATGATATAAAAGGGGGTCATCACCTTCGCTTACTGTGCAAGGCTCGTTGATCTTCTTTCTTTGAACTAAGTTTCTAACAGTTGTTTGCAGTACTTCCATTGTTGCAGAGGCAGTGAACATGaactccctcttcttctttgtgCTCCTGGCCTCGGTCCTGAATGCCGCTGCCGTGGGAGCAGGAGCGCATGATGCGGGGGGCCTCAGCCACGATCACTACGACAAGACCTGCCCGAAGGTGGAGGAGATAATCCGCGACGTGGCATCTCGGAAGGTTCTAGAGGTTCCGAACACCCCCGCCGGCGCTCTTCGCATCTTCTTCCACGACTGCTTTGTGGAGGTGCGGGTAGTTTATGAATCTCGTGGCTAGATAGTCCTCTCCTTTTCGCTCATCGCTTCTCTGTGTGAATGATTCATTCATTAGTCATTGCTCACAATACAGTTGTCCTAGCTCTCTGTTTCTTTCATCGACCCATTGAATTTTTCTCGTACATGGATCATGATACAGCTTTATGTTCTGTGCAAAACAAAGGCCAACATATGTATTGTCTGGGCCTTTTGCAAAAAGAGTATCCTTCAACACGATATCACACAAAAACTTAGTATTTTCATAGTCCCTTCTTTCGCTTACATAACGTGATTTCGCTCGATCTTCTTTGTACAAACTTACACGCCTTTCCTCTAAACATACTGGGAGAGAGAAATTTTAGATACTCTTGTACGTGATGACTCTTATATATCACTAAAAGTTCGTCAACTTTTATGCTATTCGAGTCTTATAACTCCCTCGTCgtcaaatttttgcaatttctatTGGTCCAACTGTCTTGGTAATTGTACGTGCAAAAAAGTTAGggtgattttcatttctttaatcCTCCTCTAATTTCTTTTAGGAAGGTTCGGGATAATTTGCACAGGTTGGAATTTACAGATCAAAACTCAAAGTTTCGTCACGATTAGTGAATTTTTTGACCATCCATCCTTGGAAGTATAGTGTTACTCACAAAAAGCAAGTCATCACAGATTTAGGAATCAGATTGCTATATATACTTATGTTCATTGAATCGCGATTGTCAATTCTCTTATATGGTGTGAACTGTGAAGTTATGCCTCCGTTTATAGCCCATACATTTCCCCATCTATACATAGATTTAAGAGTGAATGTTTTGATTCTGGTAACGTATATGCCATGAGTGAAAAATTGATGTTAGTGACTAATTGGTGTTTGAACTTGGAAATTAGGGTTGTGATGCATCCATCTTGATCGCATCAACGGACAATAACACAGCGGAGAGGGATGTGGCAATAAACCTGTCCCTCTCCGGAGATGGTTATGACGTCTTCTTCCGAGCGAAAAGAGCAGTGGAGCTCCAGTGTCCGGGGGTCGTCTCTTGCGCCGATGTCATGGCAATTACAACTAGGGATCTAGTTAACTTGGTAATTAATCGACATTTTAGTTCGATGGCTCTCATTAATTCTCACGTCATTCAAATCGTTGTGTTTCATATTATTTCGCCACAGAATAATATATCTtctcttttcgatttttttttatacaaattctaTAGGCAGGAGGACCAATGTGGGAAGTACTCAAGGGAAGAAAAGATGGCTTGACCTCCAAGGCATCAAGAGTGGGTGGAAACCTCCCTCTGGTGGAGCAAACCCTCCCTGAAATCATCTCTCTTTTCCACTCCAAGGGCCTTTCAACCCTAGACATGGTGGCCTTGTCTGGTGGCCACACCATCGGCGTCTCGCACTGCGAGGAGTTCATGTCTAGGATCTACAACACCAACGGAACTTCCTTCACGGACCCAACCATGGACCCGAGCTTCGCCCAGAAGCTACGTGCCGATTGCCCGCAGCAACACCTCGACCCTGACAAATTTACATTCAACGATGTCACGTCGCCGTTTCAGTTCGACAATGCGTATTACAGGAATCTCGGGAAGAGGCTCGGGTTGCTCTCTACTGACCAAGTATTGACTAGTGACGCCGAGACCAGGGCCTACGTGAATCTCATGGCTAGTGACGAGAAGGGGTTCTTTGGGTTCTTTGTGGACGCCATGATGAAGATGAGTAATATTGGGGTCAAGACCGGAAGTGATGGAGAGATAAGACGTGAGTGTGGATCCTTCAATGGTTAATTAGGGTTTATATGTTGTGGAGCCACAAGGAGCTGCATCTATTATATGTTGTGGTTGAGTGTGAGTGACGAAACATTGAATAAATAGTAATTGAAATCCACTCACTGCGTGTTGGTTATTTGAGGAAGTAGCGACCAAAGGCAAtcgtaggaaaaaaaataaaatgtcttCATACTAGTGCTGGCTCTTTGCTTGTATGCTTCTTACAATTTCAAAACACACAGGTCAAGAAAATATactgattttttctttgatagTCGAATGTTTTTTTATATACCCATAAACTTACATATAGGGGTACTCatgtcaagaaaaaaaaaaaacaagagagatTAGTAAAATGAGCTATGCAAATTGAAAATGTTGAGAATTTCGAGAATCATTCTATTGTTCCGTAAAAAAGGAGCATGTTGATTGCGATAATGATAACCTTAAGGCAAAGGGGTGCCCTCACCTGGACGGGAGTGTTGCCCTCGTCGGATCTGGCGAGACGTCCAAAGACGAGCTTTGGTAGCTTGATATGctagaaagaaaagcaagacgTCCAAAGATGTGATCCTCTCAAATTAATACCTGCAAATCGATATAAAGTTGCATAtatgaaatttgaaagaaattattaGGATGTGGAGGgacaccaaaagaaaaaaagagggaatGTTTTTTTGGTCGTAAAAACAGGGAAtgttaaaaataagaaattgcaGCCAACGCCCCCATAAttagtctttctttttcttcaaatgtctCTTCTCAGGAAAATTCGTTCCAGATCTGACAAAAAGTCTAGGTTGCCCTTTCTTCTTCTGGTCCTCTCGTCTGAACAGAGCAAATTCGGAGAGTGCAAAGTGGTTCATCAGGAAGCAGTTGACAAAGTTGTGCTTGTGCCTTTGCATAGATTGTATGCCGGTCCTACACCTGGTCACCTACTGCCATTATTGTACGAATGAACATTAGTATTCCCCGTAATCAAATGACTTAATGGAACAGAGTGATTAAGATCCTGAAAATCAAATGGCTAATAACTTCGTAAATggtcgaaaaagaaaaaaatacacacGGGCTGGCCGAACAGTTGAAAATGCAACCTTCAGTTATAATCCTATTCTTCTTTAACGTCAAGCCAAGCTTTAAGTATGACGTCCCGGAATTTCGACGTTCGTAAAAAAAAAGCATTCGATTAATTTTAGTCTTTAATTCTAGCCTGGTAATTACATTTGAGTATTCTCATGACGTCGGTCCGATTAGATTAGGTTTTAAAAATCTTAGTCGCcgcgatttaggatttaatttctCGCGCCCGAGCTTAATCCCGACCAAGCTTAGCCagtgaaaagatcaaaatattctatgtTGGTTgtgccaaaaatccaatcagtccAGTTTAtcaaattacctttttgcccctcCAATTATGCACaagataaaatttttgaaacctcTTATGGGCCCCACCTCAAGTCATTTCACTCTTCCACCAATCACACCAAGTCTAGTCAAAGGTCAACCACCCCcatccactctctctctctctctctctctctctctctctcctgttcgTCCCCTGTACACTACACGACCCTTCCCCCCACCGAGCACCATTCATCCTCCTCCTTGGTTGTTtttgcgccaccaccacctcaggTCTCCTCCGTTCCTCCGCCACTGCTCTAACCTTACTCCGTCCACCGTTCGGCGCCGCAAGACCCCGGAACAGCCCCGGCCCCTGTACACTACACGACCCTTCCCCCCACCGAGTACCATTCATCCTCCTCCTTGGTTGTTtttgcgccaccaccacctcaggTCTCCTCCGTTCCTCCGCCACTGCTCTAACCTTACTCCGTCCACCGTTCGGCGCCGCAAGACCCCGGAACAGCCCCGGCAATTCCCCTGCCCTGTTTTGGCTTTAGTGGGCATTTTGAGCCGCACCAGCTCTTGTTGTCGCTCTCGACCGCCACAGACCTTCACGCCGTCATCCCTTCGACCACCAGACTTTGTTCGACCACCGTACGCCGCTTCAGGCCTCCGCGAACAGTCCCGAGAGACCCCTGCGTCCAACTTGCTCTGTTTTACGTCACCCAACCCCATGGCTGTTGCAGCTGCTTTGACGCCGCCTCCGCTGCTCACCAACCACCCCCAGTGACCACCCTTTACACCTTGTCGTCCCCCGTAGCTAGTGGAAACCGTCAGACGCTTGTGGAGCTCGAAGTCAGCCCCGGCTGGACTTCCCCTGTTCTGACCCACGTCCCCTGTTTTGCCCCCGATTTTGTTCGACCTCCGTTTTTCCGCCTTCAGCCTCCACCGTCGCGATGTCAGCCCACCCCCAGTCGAGCACCACCACCCCAAGTCTCCCCGGAGCCGTTGCCTCTTCCGTTAGCCTCAAGAAACCCTCGAACCCGAAGCCCGACGACTTGTTCTGTTCCAGCCGCCACTGTTTCGAGGCTATGCCACCCGTCCCGTGACTTTTCCGACCACCTCAGGCCACCAGCAGCCACCCTCGAGCTCGTGCCGCTGTCCTAGAGTGTCGCTACCTCCCACGGACCATCCTTGACCAAGTTTGGAGCTCGAGGATTCGAGTCGGCCGGGAGTCGCCGTTCGTTGCCGTTCGCCGCAGTTTGTCGCCGTTCGCCGCAGATGCCTGTGTCGTGACCGTCTGAGCTATTTCAATAGTGAGTTAGTCCCTAACTCTCGATTAGGACGCTAATGACGTtcgaaattagattaattagctaattaggttgtttaggtagtttaattaaCGTATGATTAGATAGAcacgtggtttaggctaaatgaccgtaattagttaagttagtcgatTAGCTAAGTTTTCTATAGCTAATtgatgattagaattgattaaTTGTGTTTGATTGATCGCAAGTgagcgataggttagagacTAGCGTACGATAGACTACCGATTGGAGTTGAAATTTATATCGAAATCGATCGGCTTCATTTGATTAATCGATTCTTGGAATGTTGGTTTTGAATGCCGCAATTGATCGTTGATTGTCACGGGTGTCTGATTAGGAGTTAATCGCCTCAAATTGCTTGAAATGTCAATCAATAgcattgtgcattcatgtgaccatgtaTGAGATCACATTTGCATGTTTTAGCACGAAAACGGTCTTGAACCAAGTATTTGAGTATGCGTGTATGAGCATTtaactaaattcaaagaaatgaattaGCTGGaggtcgaagtgcttgagtggtcacataattggGAATcacgacaatcattgtcttctcgATTTCGGATGCGCATCGCTCATTGTCTTTTGACTGTTCGTTTGCCGGTTGCAGCTTGTGAATGACCAAAGCCTTTATAAGGATTCCTGTTAGGTTCGtgtcgtgtcgacaatcattgtcttctggttggtcaagcggagtcacatggactatcaaaaGCCGTTGCCGGAGTAAGAGACGATGCTTGGTCCTgctaggagagcaccaaccgaatAGTGTGCTAGACCTACGGGTCATTtctattaataaatggactacatgtggtgtcctgtgcatgcaagtgatgtgatgGTTTGCCATTGGATTGGTTGGTTTGATTGTTATGTTGTGTCTGCATTGCATTACGAGTGACTTacggagggtaagcttgcatgtggttgaaatatctgctctgtgATGATGAGATTATTTATTAGGACATCTGAGCGAATCAACACCCTAGCCGGGCTTATGTGTTAACTCactgagatttatttctcactccTTTGTTTAACCTTTCGGGTTCGAAGTGATGGAGAAGCATGTTAGATTCAAGGTTTCGTCTGACTAGTCGATTAATATTACGTCTTATGCGGTTGTAGACACGGAGCACGTTTGGGAGCATCACGTCACGATAATTTGGGTTAATGGGGGAATGCCACACCTGGTGGCATATCTCTTCAAGGCCTGGTATTTTCGTGACGGGGATGGTCTCTATGGTCCGCTTCGTGGGTTTGAAGGGCCGCCTAATCCGGCTGTTTATGCACCCGCCTGGGACCCGATGAACCTTGATACTCTTGACGAGGAGATAGTGGATCCCTAATCCGACATGGAGTCAGAGCCCTCTTCCGGTCAGGGATTCTAGGGCTTAGTCTTGAAAGCCCTCTTTTTGGAGCCCCGTGGATGCTAGAGCATGGATGTTAAGGTAGTCTTTTAggagtagatgagagtttaaccttatccgaccggttatcttttgaggtcctagtgagccgccccgaagaatggggttgtgtATGTCTTCCGTAGCTCtatagggttaaaactcatatgCTCTTGTTTAAAGAATGAAATTGTCCTTGAGGAATGACTGTTGTGTTTATCTCTACTTTACTATCCCCGCCgatcttgttgtttgggagtgttGTACGTTCTGCATGCGTCGTAAGTTCGTAGGTCGATAATGTACCCGGGACACTATCCTTTGTGACCtgtggcgaattggtagggatgtcgcgtgGCGGGGGATTGAGGTGTGATATCCGTCGCTCGTCTGCGATCGGAGCGACGCTCCGCATACTAAGTCCGGCATGTCATATAAGTTCACCGGGTGATAAATAGAGTTCGTACCAACTCTGATGTCTTCTTGTTTTGTTGAAGTTGTTAACCAGTTGGAATCAGAGCATCTTGTCCTTTTTCATGTTTCTTCCTTGCCCTTATGTAAGGTCAATCACAATGTGCAGCAAGAGATTGTTTgaacaacaataaaaaagaatttgatCTAATTCCTTAGAAAGTGTAGAGGAAGTGAGAAAACAATTGGCCATGTTTGGCGTGTAAAACTTAAATCCGAGATGCACGAGTGAGCTATTTTATAGAAGCTCAAAGCGGAGAATTGATTTGGTGTTGAGTAATTTACATACCCTATTGAGCTCATAATTTATTGATTTAAGCTTTCAAACGAATTTGGATCTAGCTGAATAAGTTGACGGACTTGGACTTGGGATCTCTTTTAGCGATTTTCCTAGGTGGTGGTTTCGAACTTTTGCTGCGcactcccaacaaatggtatcggGGCAAAGTTGATTGGTGGCCCCCACAATCGGTTCCATTGTGTGGTAGAAAGCGTTTTTCGAGCGGTGgacgttgtggtgtagcaacacGATCTTGATGGCAAACTTCGCAAATTGCACAATCAGCCCCGAACCTACTACATTGATTAAAATTCAATCACAAaattatcaattgagtcaatacaatcttaagcttttgagcgaaaatgcaatcaagttctcCTGGTCAAGTCTCATCAAATTTATTTGACATAACAGTTGAGTCTGTTGGATATTTTAGCAGTTTTGATAtacttttaaaatgattttgatagaaATTGTGACCACTATGATTAACCATCAATATTTCCAACGGTCAATCTTTTAACGGTGTCATAACGGTGTTCTAACAGCCATATGACGGCCGTTTAATGGTTTGGTAACATTTGCTTTATTTCTCGATAAACTCCCAATTATTTTGAGCCTCTCTCGCATTACAagccttctttattt is a window from the Rhodamnia argentea isolate NSW1041297 chromosome 8, ASM2092103v1, whole genome shotgun sequence genome containing:
- the LOC115735418 gene encoding peroxidase 63-like; translated protein: MGTSIVAEAVNMNSLFFFVLLASVLNAAAVGAGAHDAGGLSHDHYDKTCPKVEEIIRDVASRKVLEVPNTPAGALRIFFHDCFVEGCDASILIASTDNNTAERDVAINLSLSGDGYDVFFRAKRAVELQCPGVVSCADVMAITTRDLVNLAGGPMWEVLKGRKDGLTSKASRVGGNLPLVEQTLPEIISLFHSKGLSTLDMVALSGGHTIGVSHCEEFMSRIYNTNGTSFTDPTMDPSFAQKLRADCPQQHLDPDKFTFNDVTSPFQFDNAYYRNLGKRLGLLSTDQVLTSDAETRAYVNLMASDEKGFFGFFVDAMMKMSNIGVKTGSDGEIRRECGSFNG